CTCTGACACATCAGACGATTCCAACAGGTTCACCAGAGCCGGACTTGGGAAAAGAATGCAGACATGAGACGGCACTAAGACCTCTTCCAGAGTAGTTTGTCTTCACTCTATCAGAGTAAAAGTGTCCATGAGTACTGTCCACACACATGTGTCTTGATACCGTTAGGGATTTCTTTTCATgcaattgatttatttcttcaccagtaacctACAAACTGATGGTTACACATCAGCACACTCTCAGGGGCTCCTGTCCAGATGAAGTAGATCCAGAGTTACTACACTGCTaccatttttggagcagaggccaaaaaaacagCCAGAGTTTAAAGAATGGTCGTCAGCAGGAAATCTGTTGGCACTAAAGACTGCACAGGGCGTTGGTCCTGTTCAGTGTGTATGAGAGCGGTGGGGGCGTCATGACTGGTGGGATATTTAAATGTCAGCCACCTGTACAAGAGCGACGCCAGACGCCCAACGATGCCCCGCTTGTAGTCTATTGTGCAGTTGATGCACTGAGATGTGAGGAATGATCTCCGAACATTGGAGGCTTCACCAGCACTGGCGGAGAAAACCCCCCCAAGCATCAGGTCTAAATGACTGATGCAGAGAACCGACGTGTTCTGTCTGCGAGCTAGAATGTATTTATCTGCTAGCTGTGAGAACTGATTCATATGATCCCCTCTAAGTCTGACTAAGCAACTCTTATAAGTATTGAATGAAACCAGTAAGCTGTGTTTTTCATCCTTCCACAGGCATTACTCAATACTCAAAACAAGCTGAGAGCGCTGGTCCATAATTTCACCTTCAATTTGGGATTTTCTGGAAAGTTCTACCACACAGGTATGGATCATCTGACCTTCTTTTATGGACAAAGCTTTGTTTTAAAACAGAGCTTTGTTTCTTTGCCTTTCCTGTGTAGGAGCTTTGACATCTAATTTATGCAGGAAAAAGCCAGTCATAAAACTGCTCTCTCCAGAGCCCGTGCTTGGTTTGTCCCTTCGAGGCTACCATAGAAACGTGTGACATAGCCCGGTTTCCTGGACAACCTAGCACCAACCACACACGCAGGGCTCGGGGGATCCCAGGACCTGGTGTTTCCAGTCACTGAAAGATCCTGGGAAATTATTTCAACATTGTCCGTTAGCAGAGGATGATGCCGGCTTGATCATGCCAAGCAGTCCTTGGACATTAACTGTCATTAACAATCTAAACCCTGAAGGGGATCTGCTCTCATTCCCGTCAGAATGCAGGGCCCTACAAAGTCAGCCGCCTGCTGTAGAAACACTCCCCACTGCCCCGCGTTCACcaacaaaacatttattcactATCAAGATCTCTGCCGGTACGGACTACCAATGGGAGCCTTCGGGTACCCCTAACCCTCTAAAGTGTTCAAATAAAACCGGTAGTAACTATACAGTTTCTTTCTGCACGGCGCTCTAGAATGAAACAACGCACACGTGTCTGTCTACATTCTGTGTAGCCCATTGGAATCCTTTTATGTAAAGTAGCAAGAGGTCAGCTGCACTAAGAACTGCTCAATTCATAAGCAACGTGGACACGGAAAGGTCAGGCCACGTTAGTCTGCATGCCAACATCTGTGTGCTGTGTCCACGGGATTTTAGGTACTGATGAAGAGGATCTGGGAGACGacatgctgctgcagcacagGATGGACTTCTGGTGGTTCCCTCACATGTGGAGCCACATGCAGCCTCACCTCTTCCACAACGTCAGCGTCTTGGCAGAGCAGATGAGGCTCAACAAGGTCTTCGCTCAGGTCAGATGCACCATCACTGCCGGCCTGGCAGCTGTGGGTGTATGGAAAGAGGGAGGAGCATAATCTGTGGCTACCTGGGTAGAGTCCGCGGTGACCTCTTATGTGCAACCTCTTTCTATAGGAGAGCAGCAGTTGGTGGTGTACACCATCAGCAAGCTGGACAGCTGAAGATTATATctgaaaaaccaaaacaagtaGAGTATCAAGGCCTCAAACTTAACGATGGCCTCCCCTCCTCTGTACAGTGGTTCCCCTGGTGCACAGCAGTATCTGGGCTGATGTCACACCTCTTCTAGCCCAACAGGAGATTTTTGTGCAATTAACCTGATGTGTAAAGTGCTCAGAAGCCCCCATGTCCGTATACGCAGGGAGGCCATACGTGTCCCAATGCTCTGTGGGCTTGGAAGGTTTCTTGAGGCTGTGATTGTCACGGAGGGCACAGCAGGGCTGTTGCCTCGGCTCTCTAGTCAAACCCAAGGAATGTCATCCGTGCATGTTTacgggtatgattctcgcttcgggtgcgagaggtcccgggttcagatcccggacgagcccccatttgttaCGTCCACAAAGTGAAACAATAACTTAACAACCAAATTAAACAGTCAGTCAAAGTGATGTTCAAAAATTGAGTTTATTAAATGACAACTGAAGTTTTACAAATGTGGTGGAGGTAGGTACAATATAGTTGTGCCAAATAATCACTGAACAAACCAAAACTAGGCCTAACTAAATCTGTCTTCTGGACAAAAGGCTGACTGAGTTCTCTACAAACggcagtttacaaaacataCAGGGGTTTGCAACAACCACTAAACCTAGTGTGTCTAGACATGAAAAGACTCTAGGTGCAAAAGTGTACAGGGTACCCCGACTTACCGATGCCCTTACCACACCTAATCGCCAATTTCCCCCTGGAAACAAGTCTTCACAATGACTTATTTGTCACTGCAAATGAGACCGCCCCCCTAAAAGCCCACATGGTGCCTCTTTTGTGTGCAGCCCACTCAGCAGCTGGCAAACtctgcacaggtggactccaatcaccTCCATTAACTCTGGATCCTGGAAGCACCTGCAAGACAAGGGGGAGGGGCAGAACCACACAGGAGCAAAGCTCTGCAGGCCCGTGTGGCCCTGCATGCATGTAGCTCCATATCAAGAGTACAGAAGGAAGTGCTTCTTTTTGAGTTGATTAGGTGACCGTGGACCCTACGGGGCTGGAGACTTGTCTTGGTAGCCTGTCCGTCAGTGTTGTGTGTAGGCAGCTGTGAGGTCTCTAACCGGGTAAAGCGATGTAGACCCACGTTTGCTCGCCTCCCTCCtgactctctctcttctccacaCTCCTCCCTTCCAGGAGCATGGCATCCCAACGGACATGGGCTATGCGGTAGCTCCGCACCACTCCGGTGTTTACCCGGTTCACAGCCAGCTGTACGAGGCCTGGAAGGCTGTGTGGGGCATCAAGGTAACCAGCACCGAGGAGTACCCCCACCTGAGGCCCGCTCGCTACCGCCGGGGCTTCATCCACAACGGGATCCAGGTCAGTCCACAGGCTGCTGCCACTGCAGCAATGGGAGTGATCCATCGGCTACGATGAGGGTTCTGTGGGCGGATCGCTGCACATGTTGGTAGAGAGAAAAGACATGGGACACAGTTCATGTTCCTCAAACAACTCTGACTTCTCCCCTTAAACAGCTGACATTTTGACAAGAGGACCTTGCTATGAGCTGATTTCCTGTTAAAAGGGTAACATGCCTCACGTTCGAAAACCAGCTTGAGTTGagcggagagacacacacacacacacacgataaatCGATCGTCTGAACTGGGCCGAAGTTCACTTGAATCCACACAGACGTCCCTGGACTTGGTTTCCATCACTCAGGTGCACGGGTCAGAGATGAGACGAGTGAAGAGTAGAAGCAGTCGTCACATTCTCCACTCAGAAAATCAGATGAAATATTCTGGATTGTTGAAGTTTATTTGTACATTACTTTAGAGAAAGCCGTCTCCAAGAAACTTCCATCCGATATAGTGGCGTCATGTTGAGCGCCACATTAACGTACAATCAGTAGTTTGTAGGTATGAGGTTCCACACCGTCTCTCTGGTAGGATCACGTTACAACGTGATGCACACTCCTTTGTGCACACGGAGTCATCATAAATTGGCTGGTTCCTGTTTTTCTACTGTCTGCTGCACCACTGTTGAAGTGTCATCGGGTCGCAGGACGGACAGACGGCGGCTCTAGCTGCACCTGATCACACaacttcattacattacatgtcatttagctgacgcttttatccaaagcgacgtacaataagtgcattcaaccatagggtacaaactcaggagaacaagaaagtgcaatttcctcaaataagccaatttacaatttgctatagatgagtgacgttacaagtacaatttaagtgctacaatttgttagtctttagtcgaggtagagtctgaagaggtgtgtctttagtttgcggcggaagatgtgaaggctctctgcagtcctggtgtcttcagagagctcgttccaccatttcggcgcaaggacagcgaagagtcgagacctagtcgagtgttttgctctcagtgagggagggacgagtagttttgcagatgcagagcggagagtacgGGTTGGGACTTCACCTAGAGAACTGGTTTACAAATCTCCTCCCATCCGCCAATGACCtccttgtgtgtttcaggtgttGCCCAGGCAGACCTGTGGTCTGTTCACCCATACAATCTTCTATAACGAATACCCAGGAGGCTCCAAGGAGCTGGACAAGAGCATCAGAGGGGGGGAGCTCTTCCTCACTGTCCTCCTGAACCCTGTAAGTCTGGAACTGGTCTCCCGTGACGCTCGTCCGACTAAACCAACACGCCGCCAGAACAAGCTCTTGCTTACACGAAAGGACAACAGCTGGATGTGGAATAGTTATATTAGTAATTAGTTCGATTAATCAACGTCATAAAGCAgaagtacaaaataaaaccacttcAAAAGTTCAGTCAACGACTGAGACGAACGACCAAGAGCCGGCGTCCTCCTGCGGGCCTCAGCCTCCCCGTCATAAGAGCGCACACACTGTAGTATTTGGTCTATTTATGGCACCTTCCCATTTCCTTTCTATGATATCATTTAGTTGTGTTGTTCCGTATGTTGTCaccatatttttgtattttgaagCACTGCGTCCTCTCAATCCAGATCAGCATCTTCATGACACACCTGTCCAACTACGGCAACGACCGCCTGGGCCTGTACACCTTTGAGTCTCTGGTGAAGTTTGTCCAGTGTTGGACCAACCTCAGGCTGCAGACGTTGCCCCCCCTCCAGCTCGCCGAGAAGTACTTCCAGATCTTCCCCGAGGAAAGGGACCCGCTCTGGCAGGTCAGAGGATTCATTTTAGTTTTGGAAGTTCACACTTTTAAATGAAATCCCAACGTTGTTTGTAATAAATTGTGTTGCTGTGATCCTCTTTCAGAACCCTTGTCAcgacaagagacacaaagaTATCTGGTCTAAAGAAAAGACCTGCGACCGCCTCCCCAAATTCCTTGTCATTGGACCACAGAAAACCGGTACCCTTGTCCCTCTGCGTCCATTCGTCCTCATCGGAGTCTCTCTCCTGCTTATTCTAAAAGCTGCGTCTTTCTCAAGGCACCACGGCGCTTCATTCCTTCCTGAGCCTCCACCCAGCCGTCACCAGCTCCTTCCCCAGCCCCAGCACATTTGAGGAGATCCAGTTCTTCAGCGGAGCCAACTATGATAACGGGATCGACTGGTAAAGACGTGGACTCTGCCTTCAACAACGTAGGATTACAATGGATACAATGTAACGCGGAGGCTTGTTTGTGATCTGCAGGTACATGGACTTCTTCCCATTCCCTTCCAACGTCAGCACAGATTTCACGTTTGAGAAGAGCGCAAACTACTTTGACACCGAGGCGGCGCCTAAAAGAGCTGCTGCCTTGCTCCCCAGAGCCAAAGTCCTGGCAGTGCTCATCAACCCGTCGGACCGGGCCTACTCCTGGTACCAGGTGGGAACTTGTTGCTCCGCGTGTTGTTTCCTACAGCTGGGAGTGCTCCTCCTCAACGTAGCCTCTGCGCTTCGCTGCTGGTGCGCCGTCACATTGGTCTTTTCTATTTAGTGTggctttttatttcaaatgtgttcatttttgtTGACTTACTAgctgattgtttttttcatgttcgTACCGTAATGCCCCAAAACGACCAAGTCACATTTTATACACTGTGGTAAAccatttgtttgtgtggagcGCAGCACCAGAAGGCCCACCAGGACCCTGCAGCCTTAAACAACACTTTCCATGCAGTGGTGACAGCGGGCCCCTCTGGCCCCAGGGACCTGCTGGCCCTCCAGAGACGCTGCCTTCTCCCCGGGGCCTACGCGCCTCACCTGGAGCGCTGGCTGCAGCACTACCAGCCCAGCCAGGTACGTGCACGCCACGCCCCAAGTTTACGTTCTGGTTAAACTCCTTGAAACATCTGGAGGAATACAAACGTCATGAATCACGTTACATCTGCAAAACCTcaaactctgcatctactcACCTGGTTCCTGGTGATCACAACTTGTGATCTAATAAAATGTCAATAAGCCATAGGCTATAAAACCTCTGCAAAGTGAATATATTTGGCTGTGCATGGTGTTCCTGTTCAACTAcgctgtcagaagtgtgtgtgttgatgtccTTCATCCCCACTGTGTAGTACGGATGATGTCTGACAGGTGTGAACCCGACCAGCTGCTTCTCACCCCATGAACCTCTGTGTGTTCCAGCTGCACATCGTGGACGGAGCCCTGCTGAGGTCCAACCCCACTCAGGTGATGGAGGGGATCCAGAGATTCCTCGGCGTCACTCCCATCTTCAACTACACCCAGGCTCTAATGTGTGTACCGCACacgcatacagacacacattccTACACCGTGTGTGGTGGAGATTCTCATCTCTGATTAAAGCATTGAATACCAAAGTCTCACACCTGACATGGCTGTAAATTCCTAAACATTTAATTAGACATCTTTGAGCTTTTActctacaaacaaaacaaagtcgaCCCTTGAACCAACAATTCTTAGTCATAAATTATCTTATGCAAATATTTGGTGCACTTATCAATGGAAGCCAGCAAAGGAATCCACCACCACATTGTATCCGCTGCTACACACACAGATCCTCCCACAGCCAGGCCCACACGCCACATTATCACTGTTCAATCAGGAATGACCTTACCTTTGCCCTGTTCAGCAAAAGAACACAAGTCCCAGCTTTTTTGGATGCTGAACACCAAGCGGGTGTGTGTCTCCGTTTCAGGGTCTGATTTTATGGATTTTTTACTGGCTGCGGAAGCTGCCGCTCTCCCCCACGGGGGGTCGGCCACGATTCTATTTACTGACCGTTCTATAAAGAGGCGGGGCTTAAAAATCGTCCAGGAAGCGCCTGAGAATTGAAATAACTGCATCTCCGCTCTTTGCTGTTGGCCTCCACTAAAGTGAAACCTGTCCTCACACTAGGCAAACGTAAAGGAGCGGTGCAAGCGTCTTCATCTTTTATAGGCGTGAAGCCCCTGgaagcttttctctttttttcaggcaAATTTGAGAattatttggtgtgtgtgtgtgtgtgtgtgtctgtgtgtgtttcacacctAAACACACTCCAATGGTTCCCTTCATAAATATGCCAGTTTTAGTGTGTAAATGCATTTTCGAGCAGAGGCCCGCGTTAGACCTCCTGCGTTAAACCCCCCGGCTGCCGCGGCGCGCTGGACACCTTCTCGAACGCATCGCAACGagcccgatgcttcgcccgctcgtgtcccttgcacttatttggttttatttatatatgatatatttttccgattctaatgtctaacaATAcggacaaataaaacattcttggtctgaaaattgcaataatatcgcaataaatgtcGGTGCAATAATGGCACAACAACTGTTTGATCTGGTGACCGTCCTACATGGGACACATGCTTAAtgaactgtgtgcgtgtgcaggtacGATGACAGCAAAGGCTTCTGGTGTCAGCGGGTGGAAGGAGGTCGAGCAAAGTGTCTGGGGAAGAGTAAAGGCAGGAAGTACCCAGAAATGAGTCCTGAGGTACAGCTACGTCTCACCTGCTTCTCCACCCATAGCAGCACAGAAAAGCTCCACATTTAtatcctccagctgctggaaaTAGTtacgtttattttgaaaaatgagcaCTTTTAGGAAACTGCCTTTTTAATAAGGAAAAGTAGAGCTGCTTTTGAAGGTTTACATCTTTAGTAGGAACCAGTTGTTGTTCTGTTGCTTAGAAACACAGGATTTGTTCACATATATTGCAAAACACCAGAGCATTGATATTAGAGAGACGCACCTCCGTATGCTGTGTGCAGTTcttttgacctctgacccttctCTCTGCGTGTGCAGTCCCGGGCCGTCCTGGCCGAGCACTACCGCGAGCACAACATGGACCTGCTGCGTCTGCTGAACCGGCTGGGCCACGCGCTGCCGTCCTGGCTCCGCCAGGAACTCCAGAGCACCAGCTGGAGCTGAGGCCACACCCCCACTCATGCAGAAGGACAAACCCGCCACAGGAGAAGCCGGGACCGGAGTCTGGGTGAGCCTGCGTTTGGCTCTGGGTTAAACTGGACTAGCTGGACTATCGGGGGCGGAGCTGATGTCCCTCAGGGTCGCTCTGTTTGAGGAGGACACCAGCCGACTCGCCCTGTAACGCCGGATCCGTTGCCATCGTCCTGCCAGCACTGGGCAGCTCTCTGCCtccatcagtgtgtgtggatCCAAAGGACTGGGTGACCAGCAGGTTTGGGGAATAAAGAACGATCAGTCGGCCTTAAAGTGTCTAACGTGGAGTCGGGAGGGGGACACACGTCTCCGATGGGAGACAAAATGTCCAACGGGCGGAATAAGACTGTCCACATGCTGCGCACACGCGTGTTCACTGACACGCGGTAGATGTGAATAGCAGGTCTGGTCCAGGCTCAGCTCGTCACCGCGTCCTGTCAGCAGGTCGATGCTTTTACCTCCATCGCACAGGTCATTAGTGTCGCTGCGCCGTCCTGCTGCTGACGCAGGACTGGATTTTTAGTCTTCATATTTCGTGACCAGAACATGAAAGTTGACGTCAACGCTCTGGATGAACTAACGGCTGGTTTTGTTTTACTGGCTGCTGAGGCTCATGGGTACTGTAGCGTGAGCAGCTGTTCAGCAGCACAAGTTAAAACTTTTGATCCGGTTTAACTTTACAAAAGttacaaacatgaaataaatgttcCACATTAGTCAGAGACAGCGGTTACCTTTTAATGGGTTTTTAGGGATTTAGTGTTGCACTTTGTCTCCCAAGAGACGAGTCAAACCAACGATGGCCGAGCTCCTCCAGCACCGCAGAGACCTCATAGCTTTGACTCCAGACTCACCGTGAATAACTAGCACGCGGGTTACACAGAGGGCACCTGGACCACGGGGAAGTACGACTTGGTccttgttatttatttagtcatcAAGCTGAACGCGTTTTCACCAGTTTAATAGTGAGAACTGGTTTGCAGCTGTACAGGGATCCTGCCGTGATGCGTCCTTGAGCCATTCAAGCCCACCGTGGGACGAGCACCTCGGCCAGTAGCAGGAACAACACCTGTGAGAAATCTTCTGGGAAAGCAGCACAGaatgctgaacacacacacacacacacactttagtcTCTACCAGAGGACCAGGGGTCAGAACCAGTATGGAGACCAATCAGAAGCTGctgtcttgtttgttttgtataaATGTCAAAAAGACCCACCGTGTATTATCTCTAATAAACGCAGGTTGGAAGCAACGGCTGACGCGTCTTTTCTTCCCTCAACCCACCTTCGTGTTGCCTGGAACTGTAATCAACtttgaaggaaaaacaaagtgacattTAATATAATCTCATTGTCCTCGTGTTTGGAAGGTGAGTATTTTAGGTGGTTCATGGACTGATGCCTGTGCTGGTGTCGCAGGGACGACTACCATGCACGTCCaagtgggcgactgtgggtgagtggggagcacgagcgtcctccaatcagagggttgtctgtttgatcccaggctctgctaaacGACgacgtgtccttgggcaagacacttaacccaacattgctcctgtagctgcgacagcagtgtgtggatgttagtgactgatgggcaggtgtcactgtgtgtggttctcctgtcatcagtgcgtgaatggatgaatgatgtcatgtagtgttaaagcgctttgagtggtcagaagactagaaaagcgctatacaagtacaggccatttaccaagCACGTCCATCAACAGTCCCACGTGGCCTGTGAGTGTTTATAGTCAGTCAAAATACAAATGGCCTCTGACTAAATCTGACCCCAGCCTGCATGTGTAACGGTACAAATAGTGAACTTGTATATTGTAAGGTGCAGGCAGCGGTGTTGCTTATTGCTCATCAGGTTTCACTCTGCCATTAACTCTGCCGGTCGACATTAACGCAACTTTTAATATTACTGTCAGAGACTACTGCTTGTGCAAGTATATTTTAGATCTCTAGACCACCCCGTCATCCCAGAGGAACCCAGGAAAGCCTTTTTCGTCATGCTCAACAAATCACCTGCTTGAATTCACTTTTATGATGTGGCAGAATATTTAGCAGAATTCTCAATGAAAACATCAGGAACTATACTATTTCAATAAAACACTAGCTAACAGATTGTAAACTTGTCATACTTTCACTGG
This portion of the Gasterosteus aculeatus chromosome 6, fGasAcu3.hap1.1, whole genome shotgun sequence genome encodes:
- the ndst2a gene encoding bifunctional heparan sulfate N-deacetylase/N-sulfotransferase 2 — protein: MVGAGLGVWKLLRGVRQLELHRLILALIIFCVLSMAFLAYYVSNSPKIKEAPPMPFSDCGGGGVMSLGASTAAAGGGSGAQRAPLHLPQRQGRLRQVKAVDYSRTEPVVLVFVESIYSQLGQEIVAILESSRFHYRTEIAPGKGDMPTLTEHNRGRYTLIIYENVLKYVNLDAWNRDLLDKYCTEYGVGVIGFFKANENSLLSAQLKGFPLFLHSHLGLRDYRINPNAPLLYITKPNQVEQGSLPGDDWTIFQSNHSTYEPVLLASTKSSEALAHVGPSPLRALHATVVQDLGLHDGIQRVLFGNNLNYWLHKLVFVDAIAYLTGKRLCLSLDRHLLVDVDDIFVGKEGTRMKVSDVEALLNTQNKLRALVHNFTFNLGFSGKFYHTGTDEEDLGDDMLLQHRMDFWWFPHMWSHMQPHLFHNVSVLAEQMRLNKVFAQEHGIPTDMGYAVAPHHSGVYPVHSQLYEAWKAVWGIKVTSTEEYPHLRPARYRRGFIHNGIQVLPRQTCGLFTHTIFYNEYPGGSKELDKSIRGGELFLTVLLNPISIFMTHLSNYGNDRLGLYTFESLVKFVQCWTNLRLQTLPPLQLAEKYFQIFPEERDPLWQNPCHDKRHKDIWSKEKTCDRLPKFLVIGPQKTGTTALHSFLSLHPAVTSSFPSPSTFEEIQFFSGANYDNGIDWYMDFFPFPSNVSTDFTFEKSANYFDTEAAPKRAAALLPRAKVLAVLINPSDRAYSWYQHQKAHQDPAALNNTFHAVVTAGPSGPRDLLALQRRCLLPGAYAPHLERWLQHYQPSQLHIVDGALLRSNPTQVMEGIQRFLGVTPIFNYTQALMYDDSKGFWCQRVEGGRAKCLGKSKGRKYPEMSPESRAVLAEHYREHNMDLLRLLNRLGHALPSWLRQELQSTSWS